In the Pseudolabrys taiwanensis genome, one interval contains:
- a CDS encoding TonB C-terminal domain-containing protein: MSARRKATPEQASVASSASAAQASAGAGKPGFFEQHRAAILAGVGAVLLISIGVVLYVSGDSAPPTRKVQEFTVVNVTPPPPPPPPPPPPEQQPQPEEQKMVEAPPITEQEVKQDTKVDEPKDAPPDEPPPGPLGLDQAPTGPGDSFNLAGKPGGRGLLGGGGGGGSRWGYYTGVVTREVEAALRANPKTRNGVGQLQVRIWTDQSGRIVRVQLTGSSGNPEIDAVIRGEALIGHALGSAPPADMPMPIVTRITMRQAS, translated from the coding sequence ATGAGTGCCCGCCGCAAAGCGACACCGGAACAGGCTTCTGTCGCGAGCAGCGCGTCGGCGGCGCAGGCGAGCGCGGGAGCCGGTAAGCCCGGCTTCTTCGAGCAGCATCGTGCCGCCATTCTGGCCGGCGTCGGTGCCGTGCTTCTGATCAGCATCGGCGTCGTGCTGTATGTCAGCGGCGACAGCGCGCCGCCAACGCGCAAGGTGCAAGAGTTCACGGTCGTCAACGTGACGCCGCCACCGCCACCGCCACCGCCGCCGCCGCCGCCCGAGCAGCAGCCGCAGCCGGAAGAGCAGAAGATGGTCGAGGCGCCGCCGATCACGGAGCAGGAAGTCAAGCAAGACACCAAGGTCGACGAGCCGAAGGATGCGCCGCCGGACGAGCCGCCGCCGGGTCCGTTGGGGCTCGACCAGGCGCCGACGGGTCCCGGCGACAGCTTCAACCTCGCCGGCAAGCCGGGCGGGCGCGGCCTGCTCGGCGGCGGTGGCGGCGGTGGCAGCCGCTGGGGCTACTACACGGGCGTCGTGACGCGCGAGGTCGAGGCGGCGTTGCGCGCGAATCCAAAGACGCGCAACGGCGTCGGGCAACTGCAGGTCCGCATTTGGACCGATCAGAGCGGCCGCATCGTCCGCGTCCAACTCACCGGCTCGTCCGGCAATCCTGAAATCGACGCTGTCATACGCGGCGAGGCACTCATTGGTCACGCGCTCGGCAGCGCGCCGCCGGCCGACATGCCGATGCCGATCGTCACGCGCATCACGATGCGCCAGGCCAGTTGA
- a CDS encoding ExbD/TolR family protein — protein MQIQADNKPYDDINVTPMLDLAYVLLIIFIVMTTATVQGMKVNLPKASAAPSLAQQTTKAITVGNDGKIFLDTIPVSLTELEQRLVQQKALTPEFPVVLRGDAQTQYQNVMDVLDLLGRLNITQVGLATKPLVK, from the coding sequence ATGCAGATCCAAGCCGACAACAAGCCGTACGACGATATCAACGTCACGCCGATGCTCGACCTCGCATACGTGCTGTTGATCATCTTCATCGTGATGACCACGGCGACGGTGCAGGGGATGAAGGTCAACCTGCCGAAAGCCTCCGCTGCGCCGTCTCTGGCGCAGCAGACCACCAAGGCGATCACCGTCGGCAACGACGGCAAGATCTTCCTCGACACCATTCCGGTGTCGCTCACCGAGCTGGAGCAGCGGCTGGTCCAACAGAAGGCGCTTACGCCGGAGTTTCCGGTGGTTCTGCGCGGCGATGCGCAGACGCAGTATCAGAACGTCATGGACGTGCTCGATCTGCTCGGCCGCCTGAACATCACCCAAGTCGGTCTCGCGACCAAGCCGTTGGTGAAGTGA
- a CDS encoding DUF2341 domain-containing protein, whose translation MFRTSTMKTVAAAARRASRLAFASLLSMTALTGAAQAWWNNDWSMRKEISVDTSATGANITEAIGSAPLLVRLHVGNFRFAAAKDDGSDLRFVAGDDKTPLKFHVEKYDSLLGEALIWVNVPSVQSGGKTNIWLYYGNAKATAGADAKGTYDADTLLVYHFAQRGVPALDSSAWANNAQSAGQTADAAIIGTGLRLDGQQPVTLPASPSLAIADNSAWTWTTWFKAAALQRNAVIYSRRDRGNGLVIGLDDGAPFVEISVNGTPQRTTASAPVAPGGWHHLAVVATPGLVTVYLDGNAYATLNATLPALNTPALIGGDRVAAAPAAPAAVPAATPADQSTAAPQDGAAAPAAPADGAAAPAVDAAAAAPAAAPVAAAMPGFVGELDEMSIAKSARPAGFIKVAAINQGPTPSKLLNFSVDEETSSWLSGYFGVLLKAVTLDGWIVIAILIIMALASWVVMVEKHGFLKRQKRGNELFTPAFRALEDDLTELATESAVIAAEKTEKNGKAKQDIRRHSSLYRIYLIGADEIARRFPSDAKAAGHVLSAESIAAIRAALDAGLVREMQGLNRLMVILTISISGGPFLGLLGTVVGVMVTFAAIAMSGDVNINAIAPGIAGALMATVAGLAVAIPALFGYNWLTLRIKDITSDMQVFVDEFTTKMAEVYSVERPRPLEHHRMAAE comes from the coding sequence ATGTTTCGCACTTCTACGATGAAGACAGTTGCCGCGGCGGCTCGACGCGCGAGCCGGCTCGCATTCGCCTCGCTGCTGTCGATGACGGCTTTGACCGGCGCCGCGCAGGCCTGGTGGAACAACGACTGGTCGATGCGCAAGGAGATCAGCGTCGACACGAGCGCGACCGGTGCGAATATCACCGAAGCGATCGGGTCGGCGCCGCTGCTGGTGCGCCTGCATGTCGGCAACTTCCGCTTCGCCGCGGCCAAGGACGACGGTAGCGATCTGCGTTTCGTCGCCGGCGACGATAAGACGCCGCTCAAGTTCCACGTCGAGAAGTACGACTCGCTGCTCGGCGAGGCGCTGATCTGGGTGAACGTGCCGAGCGTTCAGTCGGGCGGCAAGACCAACATCTGGCTCTATTACGGCAATGCCAAAGCGACGGCCGGCGCCGACGCGAAGGGCACGTACGACGCCGACACGCTGCTGGTCTATCACTTCGCGCAGCGCGGCGTGCCCGCGCTCGACTCCTCGGCGTGGGCCAATAATGCGCAGAGCGCGGGTCAAACCGCGGATGCCGCGATCATCGGCACGGGTCTGCGCCTCGATGGCCAGCAGCCGGTGACGCTGCCGGCCTCGCCGTCGCTGGCGATTGCCGACAACAGCGCCTGGACCTGGACGACCTGGTTCAAGGCGGCGGCGCTGCAGCGCAACGCCGTCATCTATAGCCGTCGCGATCGTGGCAACGGCCTCGTCATTGGCCTCGACGACGGCGCGCCTTTCGTCGAGATCAGCGTGAACGGCACGCCGCAGCGCACGACCGCTTCGGCGCCGGTCGCGCCGGGCGGCTGGCACCATCTCGCCGTCGTGGCGACGCCGGGTCTCGTCACCGTCTATCTCGACGGCAATGCTTACGCGACGCTCAATGCCACGCTGCCGGCGCTGAACACGCCGGCGCTCATCGGCGGCGACCGCGTCGCGGCGGCCCCGGCAGCGCCGGCAGCTGTTCCCGCTGCGACACCCGCTGACCAGAGCACGGCCGCGCCGCAGGACGGTGCCGCTGCTCCGGCCGCGCCCGCGGACGGCGCTGCCGCGCCTGCCGTCGATGCCGCGGCGGCCGCTCCGGCCGCAGCGCCGGTTGCCGCGGCGATGCCGGGCTTTGTAGGCGAACTCGACGAGATGTCGATCGCGAAGTCGGCGCGTCCGGCCGGCTTCATCAAGGTCGCCGCGATCAATCAGGGACCGACGCCGTCCAAGCTCCTCAACTTCAGCGTCGACGAGGAAACGTCGAGCTGGCTGTCGGGCTACTTCGGCGTCCTGCTCAAGGCTGTCACGCTCGACGGTTGGATCGTCATCGCCATCCTCATCATCATGGCTCTGGCGAGCTGGGTGGTGATGGTCGAGAAGCATGGCTTTCTCAAGCGCCAGAAGCGCGGCAACGAACTCTTCACGCCCGCCTTCCGCGCGCTCGAGGACGATCTCACCGAACTCGCCACTGAGAGCGCGGTGATTGCCGCCGAGAAGACCGAGAAGAACGGCAAGGCCAAGCAGGACATTCGCCGCCACTCCTCGCTCTACCGCATCTATCTGATCGGCGCCGACGAAATCGCCCGCCGCTTCCCGAGCGACGCCAAGGCCGCCGGCCACGTGCTCAGCGCGGAAAGCATCGCCGCGATCCGCGCCGCCTTGGATGCCGGCCTCGTGCGGGAGATGCAGGGCCTCAACCGCCTGATGGTGATCCTGACCATCTCGATCTCCGGCGGTCCGTTCCTCGGCCTGCTCGGCACCGTCGTCGGCGTCATGGTGACGTTCGCCGCCATCGCGATGTCGGGCGACGTCAACATCAACGCGATCGCTCCCGGCATCGCCGGCGCGTTGATGGCGACCGTCGCCGGTCTCGCGGTCGCGATCCCGGCGCTGTTTGGCTACAACTGGCTGACCCTGCGCATCAAAGACATCACCAGCGACATGCAGGTCTTCGTCGACGAGTTCACGACGAAGATGGCCGAGGTCTACAGCGTCGAACGGCCGCGCCCGCTCGAGCATCACCGCATGGCGGCGGAGTAA
- a CDS encoding ShlB/FhaC/HecB family hemolysin secretion/activation protein codes for MRFSKAAALPPSRACGYSGSGDVVTRRDFVLRGEGAFSQPKKHRLFALGLAVGGLAAAFANPAAAQPAQADSAGASQAAPAAPGQPAAAAPAQRFDIDEFRVDGADNLAQIDVEEAVYPFLGPNRTPEDVEKARAALEKSYHDRGYQTVSVGVPAQNVANRVVVLKVVEGKVGRLRVVNSRFFDVSKIKKNAPSLKEGTLPNFNDVTKDIVALNQWPDRRVTPALRAGAAPGTVDVDLNVEDKPPLHASVEYNNRQSPNTTRTRVSATARYDNFWQLGHSLSVSYQVAPERRSDAEVWSFSYLGRLTDWTSLLVYGVDSKSDVATIGGMNVVGPGETVGARLVLTLPMRENYFHSFSFGADYKHFGQTVALGSDAFSTPITYYPFTASYGGTWQQESFLTQFNLGVTANLRGPGSDFIDYWNKRAYADSNFVHFNADLSQTIDLPEGIQLFGRVKGQLANGPLLSSEQFSLGGLDTVRGYLESETLGDDGVAGSIELRSPDVGTWLQSQMKDETGQGSARFTVINEWRAFAFVDAGTVRIQQPLPEQQARFDLWSVGVGTRFKLFSSVSGMVALAVPMMSQGETQARDKRVLFSAIGEF; via the coding sequence ATGAGGTTCTCGAAAGCGGCCGCGCTGCCGCCTTCGAGAGCTTGCGGTTATTCGGGCTCGGGGGACGTAGTGACGCGACGGGATTTCGTACTTCGCGGTGAAGGCGCTTTTTCTCAACCTAAAAAGCATCGTCTCTTCGCGCTCGGGCTTGCCGTTGGCGGCCTCGCTGCGGCATTCGCCAATCCGGCCGCCGCGCAGCCGGCCCAGGCCGACTCCGCAGGCGCTTCGCAAGCGGCGCCGGCCGCGCCGGGACAACCGGCGGCCGCCGCGCCCGCGCAACGTTTCGATATCGACGAGTTTCGTGTCGATGGCGCCGACAATCTCGCGCAAATAGATGTCGAAGAAGCGGTCTATCCGTTTCTCGGCCCGAACCGTACGCCGGAAGACGTCGAGAAGGCGCGTGCCGCGCTGGAAAAGTCGTATCACGACCGCGGCTATCAGACCGTCAGCGTCGGCGTTCCGGCTCAGAACGTCGCCAATCGCGTCGTTGTTCTGAAAGTCGTCGAAGGCAAGGTCGGCCGGCTGCGCGTCGTCAACTCGCGCTTCTTCGACGTCAGCAAGATCAAGAAGAATGCGCCGTCGCTGAAGGAGGGCACGCTGCCCAACTTCAACGACGTCACGAAGGACATCGTCGCGCTCAACCAGTGGCCCGATCGCCGCGTGACGCCGGCGCTGCGCGCGGGCGCCGCGCCCGGCACCGTGGACGTCGACCTGAACGTCGAAGACAAGCCGCCGCTGCACGCCAGCGTCGAGTACAACAACCGGCAGTCGCCCAACACGACGCGGACGCGCGTGAGCGCCACGGCGCGTTACGACAACTTCTGGCAGCTCGGCCATTCGTTGAGCGTCAGCTATCAGGTGGCGCCCGAGCGCCGCAGCGACGCGGAAGTCTGGTCGTTCTCCTACCTCGGCCGGCTCACCGACTGGACCAGCCTTCTCGTCTACGGCGTCGACTCCAAGAGCGATGTCGCGACCATCGGCGGCATGAACGTCGTCGGCCCCGGCGAGACGGTCGGCGCGCGCCTCGTCCTCACCTTGCCGATGCGCGAGAACTACTTCCACTCGTTCTCGTTCGGCGCCGACTACAAGCATTTCGGGCAGACCGTCGCGCTCGGTAGCGACGCCTTCTCGACACCGATCACTTATTACCCGTTCACGGCGAGCTACGGCGGCACGTGGCAGCAGGAGAGCTTCCTGACCCAGTTTAATCTGGGCGTGACCGCGAACCTGCGCGGCCCGGGCAGCGATTTCATCGATTACTGGAACAAGCGCGCTTACGCCGACAGCAACTTCGTTCACTTCAACGCGGACCTGTCCCAGACTATCGATCTGCCGGAAGGCATACAGCTCTTCGGCCGCGTGAAGGGACAGCTCGCCAACGGTCCGCTGCTCTCCAGCGAGCAGTTCAGCCTCGGCGGTCTCGACACGGTGCGCGGCTATCTCGAATCCGAGACGCTCGGCGACGACGGCGTCGCCGGCTCGATCGAGTTGCGCAGCCCCGACGTCGGCACCTGGCTGCAGTCTCAGATGAAGGACGAGACCGGGCAGGGCAGCGCGCGCTTCACCGTCATCAACGAGTGGCGGGCCTTCGCCTTCGTGGACGCCGGCACCGTCCGCATTCAGCAGCCGCTTCCCGAGCAGCAAGCGCGCTTCGATTTGTGGAGCGTGGGCGTCGGCACGCGCTTCAAGCTGTTCAGCAGCGTGAGCGGCATGGTCGCTCTGGCAGTCCCCATGATGTCGCAAGGCGAGACGCAAGCACGTGACAAACGCGTCCTCTTCAGCGCGATCGGAGAATTCTGA
- a CDS encoding FecR family protein, with protein sequence MSAFVNGHDESSEDPLMRAAIAWVVRLRSGEATQDDLQALQAWRKQSSEHEEAFRQAALLWRDLKQAADHLEQQRSSRIGALNPARWSMSRRMFVGGAVAASVSAYLVYDPPMDLWPSLRELSADYRTRKGERQDIALVGGVTATLNTLTSVSVLSSRADDPRIELVGGQAAITVRRRASENPLIVQSLGARVVATRASFDMRCIDGRLSVTCTDGRVDVEYQQGLVQLDSGKRVDFSRATGLGLASPVDANTATAWQHGLLIVQDRPLATVVEEVNRYRPGRIIITDATLGRRLMSGTFHLERLDNFPIQVRELFGASVRTLPGGVVLLG encoded by the coding sequence GTGAGCGCATTTGTGAACGGGCACGACGAATCCTCCGAGGATCCGCTGATGCGGGCTGCGATCGCCTGGGTCGTCCGGCTGCGCTCGGGCGAAGCGACGCAGGATGATTTGCAGGCTTTGCAAGCCTGGCGCAAGCAGAGTTCCGAGCACGAGGAAGCTTTTCGACAGGCAGCGCTGTTGTGGCGTGACCTGAAGCAGGCCGCCGACCATCTCGAGCAACAACGGTCGTCGCGTATTGGTGCGCTCAATCCCGCGCGCTGGAGCATGTCCCGCCGAATGTTCGTCGGCGGCGCGGTGGCCGCATCTGTCTCCGCTTATCTTGTCTATGACCCACCGATGGATCTGTGGCCTTCGCTCCGGGAGCTTTCGGCCGACTACCGCACGCGTAAAGGCGAAAGGCAGGATATCGCGCTCGTCGGCGGCGTGACGGCAACGTTGAACACGCTGACCAGCGTTTCCGTATTGTCGTCGCGCGCCGACGATCCGCGGATCGAACTCGTCGGCGGTCAGGCGGCGATCACGGTGCGGCGTCGTGCGAGTGAAAACCCGTTGATCGTGCAATCGCTTGGCGCACGCGTCGTCGCGACCCGGGCGTCTTTCGATATGCGTTGCATCGACGGCCGCCTGTCGGTGACCTGCACCGACGGCCGCGTCGACGTGGAGTATCAGCAGGGCCTGGTTCAGCTTGATTCCGGCAAACGGGTCGATTTCTCGCGCGCTACCGGTCTCGGTCTGGCGTCGCCCGTCGATGCCAACACCGCCACCGCTTGGCAGCACGGCCTTCTCATCGTGCAGGATCGCCCGCTCGCCACGGTGGTTGAAGAAGTGAATCGCTATCGGCCCGGTCGCATCATCATCACCGATGCGACCCTCGGCCGGCGTTTGATGAGCGGCACGTTTCATCTCGAACGCCTTGATAACTTTCCGATTCAGGTCCGCGAGCTGTTCGGCGCCAGCGTGCGCACGCTTCCCGGCGGCGTCGTGCTGCTCGGCTGA
- a CDS encoding RNA polymerase sigma factor: MSVSNRSILQAVLTADYDGLVRRLARKFGCADFASEVLHDTFAHLERVPNTTVVQSPKDYLFRTALNVGKNRRRAERYRASAAEIDAILDVADESPSPAQAVEAQSEVEALVQVLAELPTRSRQIFEAALVNNRPYAQIADELGVSLRTVERTVQQAVEHCAHRLGRDVMRRASGPRRRA, encoded by the coding sequence GTGAGTGTGTCGAACCGCAGTATCTTGCAGGCCGTGCTCACTGCCGACTACGACGGCTTGGTGCGGCGTCTCGCCCGCAAATTCGGGTGCGCGGACTTCGCCAGCGAGGTTCTGCACGACACGTTCGCGCATCTCGAGCGCGTGCCGAACACCACGGTCGTGCAAAGCCCCAAGGACTATCTGTTTCGCACCGCCCTCAATGTCGGCAAGAACCGGCGGCGGGCCGAGCGCTATCGCGCGTCGGCGGCGGAGATCGACGCCATCCTGGACGTCGCCGACGAGTCGCCCAGTCCGGCGCAGGCCGTCGAAGCCCAATCCGAAGTCGAAGCCCTGGTGCAGGTGCTGGCCGAGCTGCCGACGCGTTCGCGGCAGATTTTCGAGGCGGCCCTGGTCAACAACAGGCCCTATGCGCAGATCGCCGACGAACTCGGCGTCTCGCTGCGCACGGTGGAGCGCACCGTGCAACAAGCCGTCGAGCATTGCGCGCATCGCCTCGGCCGCGATGTGATGCGCCGTGCAAGCGGGCCGCGCCGGCGCGCCTGA
- a CDS encoding TonB family protein: MPSEKNEGRNDPLPASVEAQAVRVLSRHTVAIPSFDGRWLIGIVVSVPVLVGAGVYWLHQQPEGTASRSNGPTVEVRLLQEAPPAPTPVVALRPTQELSSLQTDPLLDAPDRAIPEETAPVTPAPAERPSMPNVSQPPSAATPRAAIPNGEATAFQRVLVSHISRYRRYPSGVRSGQMSGVVQVMFAMRRDGTVIETWVRTSSGDWLLDQAATETVLRAQPLPTIPPDLPDTLTVLLPVSFDGR, translated from the coding sequence GTGCCGAGTGAAAAGAACGAAGGCCGAAACGATCCGCTGCCGGCGAGCGTCGAAGCTCAGGCGGTGCGGGTGCTGAGCCGGCACACGGTCGCAATTCCCTCGTTCGATGGCCGGTGGCTGATCGGCATCGTCGTCAGCGTTCCGGTTCTGGTCGGAGCGGGAGTCTATTGGCTTCACCAGCAGCCCGAAGGGACGGCGAGCCGCTCCAACGGGCCGACCGTCGAGGTGCGCCTGTTGCAGGAAGCGCCGCCGGCACCCACACCCGTCGTGGCGCTGCGTCCGACACAAGAGCTCAGCAGCCTGCAAACCGACCCGTTGCTGGACGCGCCGGATCGGGCCATTCCCGAGGAGACTGCCCCGGTCACGCCGGCGCCCGCCGAGCGTCCCTCGATGCCGAACGTGTCGCAACCGCCGTCGGCGGCGACGCCGCGCGCGGCCATTCCGAACGGCGAGGCGACGGCCTTTCAACGGGTGCTTGTCAGTCATATCTCGCGCTACCGCCGCTATCCGTCAGGCGTGCGTTCCGGCCAGATGAGCGGCGTGGTGCAGGTGATGTTCGCCATGCGCCGCGACGGTACCGTCATCGAGACCTGGGTGAGGACAAGCTCGGGCGATTGGCTACTGGATCAGGCGGCGACGGAGACCGTCCTGCGCGCGCAACCGCTGCCGACGATCCCGCCCGATCTTCCCGATACGCTCACGGTTCTCCTTCCTGTGTCCTTCGACGGGCGGTGA
- a CDS encoding TonB C-terminal domain-containing protein — translation MVAGLCWPSVDKIVCVMRTVTAPGIAMSRRSSGGGRLSALFCVGLMCASVLISATMAQEKSERQSAAIAFDIPAQSLATALELYSEQSGVHVIYKSGSSVGRRSSPIKGDYTREDALHGLLGANELIVRYARADSVILLNPAEAQRDEPPELQRATADIALDTLHVSRPQNEPDPNALASYIGVIQQDVQQALRKRGKASSGSYRVGLELWVDPSRTIQKTQVFRSTGDRERDLAVAEALQGVVIRQPAPAHTPQPVRVMIVVRSL, via the coding sequence ATGGTGGCTGGGCTGTGTTGGCCGAGCGTAGACAAGATTGTGTGTGTCATGAGGACTGTGACAGCGCCCGGCATCGCGATGTCCCGGCGATCCAGCGGGGGAGGGCGTCTCTCGGCCCTGTTCTGCGTTGGTCTGATGTGCGCAAGCGTTCTTATCTCCGCGACGATGGCGCAGGAGAAAAGTGAACGCCAAAGCGCGGCCATCGCCTTCGATATTCCCGCGCAATCGCTCGCTACGGCGCTCGAGCTTTACAGCGAACAGAGCGGCGTGCACGTCATTTACAAAAGCGGCTCCAGCGTCGGACGCCGCTCTTCGCCGATAAAAGGTGATTACACGCGTGAGGATGCGCTGCACGGTCTTTTGGGTGCGAATGAGTTGATCGTGCGCTATGCCCGCGCGGATTCCGTTATTCTCTTGAACCCGGCGGAGGCACAGCGCGACGAGCCTCCGGAGCTGCAGCGGGCGACCGCCGATATCGCGCTCGACACATTGCACGTCTCGCGGCCGCAGAACGAGCCGGATCCCAATGCGCTCGCCAGCTATATCGGTGTCATCCAGCAGGATGTGCAACAGGCTTTGCGCAAGCGCGGCAAAGCCTCGTCCGGCAGTTATCGCGTCGGTCTCGAGCTTTGGGTCGATCCGTCGCGTACGATTCAAAAAACGCAGGTCTTCCGGTCGACAGGCGACCGCGAACGCGATTTGGCGGTTGCGGAAGCGCTCCAAGGTGTGGTCATTCGGCAACCGGCACCGGCGCACACGCCGCAGCCGGTCCGTGTCATGATTGTTGTCAGGTCGCTTTGA
- a CDS encoding GntR family transcriptional regulator: MDMRVAVTSVLQQAVEKLRAAILAGVFAPGDRLVEADLCARLGVSRPSVREALRSLEAEGLVSIIPNKGPQIPVLSWEQAAEIYRVRALLEGEAAALCASRAGPDAVARMRGALDLFAKAVRSGDSALRLSATADFYSALQQTAGNTLIDDLLRRLMARINFLRAQSMSRRDRAKSSLQEMRAIFEAIVKGDADAARRAAERHVENASLAARQAIENAGATIQCQPQRGTKSAHRARR, from the coding sequence ATGGACATGCGCGTCGCCGTCACCTCCGTGCTGCAGCAGGCCGTGGAAAAACTGCGCGCCGCCATTCTGGCGGGCGTGTTCGCGCCGGGCGATCGCCTGGTCGAGGCCGATCTGTGCGCCCGGCTCGGCGTCAGCCGGCCGTCGGTGCGCGAGGCGTTGCGGAGTCTCGAGGCGGAGGGGCTCGTCAGCATCATCCCCAACAAGGGCCCGCAGATTCCGGTTCTGAGCTGGGAGCAAGCGGCGGAAATCTACCGCGTGCGTGCCTTGCTCGAGGGCGAGGCGGCGGCTTTATGCGCGTCGCGGGCGGGGCCCGACGCGGTCGCGCGCATGCGCGGCGCACTCGATCTTTTCGCCAAAGCCGTGCGCAGCGGCGATAGCGCGCTGCGCCTCTCGGCGACCGCCGACTTTTACAGCGCGCTTCAGCAAACCGCCGGCAACACGCTGATCGACGATTTGCTGCGGCGCTTGATGGCGCGCATCAATTTCCTGCGCGCGCAATCGATGTCGCGGCGCGATCGCGCGAAATCGAGCCTGCAAGAGATGCGCGCCATCTTCGAGGCGATCGTCAAAGGCGACGCCGATGCGGCGCGCCGCGCGGCCGAGCGTCATGTCGAGAATGCCTCGCTTGCCGCGCGGCAGGCGATCGAGAACGCGGGCGCGACGATACAGTGTCAGCCACAGCGTGGCACAAAGAGCGCCCACCGCGCCCGGCGGTAG
- a CDS encoding amino acid synthesis family protein: MTIHIRRSFAILEERQEEAGKRAAQPLRRVAAVAVVENPFAGRYVEDLKPMIEDSVALGHEMARIALAAFGPHEVQSYGKGGIVGVAGEQEHANALLTTVFANPIRDAIGGGDAWISSFTKVGGPGTPIDIPMNHKDEVYVRSHYDGMSIVLPDAPMPDEVAVIFCIANRGRLNARVGGMTHEEVVARKKKG; the protein is encoded by the coding sequence GTGACCATTCATATCCGGCGCAGTTTCGCCATCCTCGAAGAACGTCAGGAAGAGGCCGGCAAACGCGCCGCGCAGCCGTTGCGGCGCGTGGCCGCCGTCGCCGTGGTCGAGAACCCGTTCGCCGGCCGCTACGTCGAAGACCTCAAGCCGATGATCGAAGACAGCGTCGCGCTCGGCCACGAGATGGCCCGGATCGCCCTCGCCGCTTTCGGACCGCACGAGGTGCAGAGCTACGGCAAGGGCGGCATCGTCGGCGTCGCCGGCGAACAGGAGCACGCCAACGCGCTGCTGACCACCGTGTTCGCCAATCCGATCCGCGACGCGATCGGCGGCGGCGACGCCTGGATTTCCTCGTTCACCAAGGTCGGCGGCCCCGGCACGCCGATCGACATCCCGATGAACCACAAGGACGAGGTCTACGTGCGCTCGCACTATGACGGCATGTCGATCGTGCTGCCGGATGCGCCGATGCCCGACGAAGTCGCCGTCATCTTCTGCATCGCCAATCGCGGCCGGCTCAATGCGCGCGTCGGCGGCATGACGCACGAAGAGGTCGTGGCGCGCAAGAAGAAGGGCTGA
- a CDS encoding amidohydrolase family protein — MKVAVFNIGKILSGDLAAPVATGDTIVLDDGKIVSVGTGDAGDSDIAIDASGMMVMPGLIDSHVHITFGDYTPRQKTVGFLESYIHGGVTTCISASEVHVPGRPRDPAGVKALAIAARKSFDTYRPGGMRVHAGSVILEPGLTDADFAEMQAQGVWLAKAGFGNFATPYDYAPYVALARKHGMVSMMHTGGSSIPGSTGIWADHVIKGGVDVSYHVNGGPIAMPDADFPRLVNESKVAMQVCTAGNLRTTLLVAKLLAEAGENERLLIATDTPTGSGIMPLGMLYTMSHLVSLGGVAPEIAVAMATGNNARVYRLNSGIIAPGRDADLVLVDACLGGSQSDALSALRNGDIMGVGAVVTNGVPRFVGRSRNTPETTRKARVAHCKIPQSFTADH; from the coding sequence ATGAAGGTCGCGGTCTTCAATATCGGCAAGATCCTCAGCGGCGACCTCGCCGCGCCGGTTGCCACCGGCGATACGATCGTCCTCGACGACGGCAAGATCGTCTCGGTCGGGACCGGCGATGCCGGCGACAGCGATATCGCCATCGACGCCAGCGGCATGATGGTGATGCCCGGCCTCATCGACTCGCATGTGCACATCACCTTCGGCGATTACACGCCGCGACAGAAGACCGTCGGCTTCCTCGAGAGCTACATCCACGGCGGCGTGACGACCTGCATCAGCGCCTCGGAAGTGCACGTGCCGGGCCGCCCGCGCGATCCTGCCGGCGTCAAGGCGCTGGCGATCGCCGCGCGCAAATCGTTCGACACCTACCGGCCGGGCGGCATGCGCGTGCATGCCGGCTCGGTCATTCTCGAGCCGGGCCTTACCGACGCCGACTTCGCCGAGATGCAGGCGCAAGGCGTGTGGCTCGCCAAGGCCGGCTTCGGCAATTTCGCGACGCCGTACGACTACGCGCCCTATGTCGCGCTCGCGCGCAAGCACGGCATGGTGTCGATGATGCACACCGGCGGCTCGTCGATCCCCGGCTCCACCGGCATCTGGGCCGATCACGTGATCAAGGGCGGCGTCGACGTGTCCTATCACGTCAATGGCGGCCCCATCGCCATGCCCGACGCCGACTTTCCGCGCCTCGTCAATGAATCCAAAGTGGCGATGCAGGTGTGCACCGCCGGCAATCTGCGCACGACGCTTCTGGTCGCCAAGCTGCTGGCCGAGGCCGGAGAGAACGAGCGTCTGCTGATCGCCACCGACACCCCGACAGGCAGCGGCATCATGCCGCTCGGCATGCTTTATACGATGAGCCACCTCGTCTCGCTCGGCGGCGTCGCGCCGGAGATCGCGGTTGCGATGGCAACGGGCAACAATGCGCGCGTCTACCGGCTGAACAGCGGCATCATCGCGCCCGGTCGCGACGCCGACCTCGTGCTGGTTGACGCCTGCCTCGGCGGCTCGCAGAGCGACGCCCTCTCCGCCTTACGCAATGGGGACATCATGGGTGTCGGCGCGGTCGTCACCAACGGCGTGCCGCGCTTCGTCGGCCGCAGCCGCAACACGCCGGAAACGACGCGCAAGGCGCGCGTCGCGCATTGCAAGATTCCGCAGAGCTTCACGGCGGATCATTAA